One genomic segment of Rhizobium gallicum bv. gallicum R602sp includes these proteins:
- a CDS encoding sensor histidine kinase produces MRVLSDIGGRAAALVDRAAAGWLSRTGSGEAVAERELAILRRLVFLSSAALIAAPVGLSFVTSPAVALPAGVATVCAAFLFSAVGSIALARQSAAVSGVAAAPAEDFFLENSAGLVLFLDPQGNVTTAGGRDCREFLAWMRDPKGRGFIEQVHVSDRIFVLQALDRLRQGEECASVDLRLDRPGVSLDLRQFAHLRMDMTARRDEDGELLAVVAQLRDVSVEQRLRMEAQSRADDAESANDAKSRFLAAVSHELRTPLNAILGFSDILLGEYFGKFDNERQREYVTLVRESGAHLLSVVNTMLDMSKIEAGRYELLLEPFDIGASVRSCEAMLALQAKGKGVTLTSRIQRGLDEVVADQRAIQQILINLVGNAVKFTDAGGAVTVDAAVRDGILQISVSDTGIGIPADRLESLGQPFMQVQNDYTRHYEGTGLGLSLVKGLVALHGGHFAIASVPGEGTIITISIAADGSGAGAVHAQKDGAVDFPPRLKIAATNVAGLEEGLFDGRAQAKIA; encoded by the coding sequence GGCCTTGATCGCTGCGCCTGTCGGCCTCTCCTTCGTCACCAGCCCGGCCGTGGCACTGCCTGCAGGTGTCGCGACCGTCTGCGCTGCCTTCCTCTTTTCAGCCGTGGGCAGCATCGCGCTTGCCCGCCAGAGCGCTGCAGTGTCGGGTGTCGCCGCGGCGCCCGCGGAAGACTTCTTCCTGGAAAACAGCGCCGGCCTCGTTCTCTTCCTCGATCCGCAAGGCAACGTCACCACCGCCGGTGGCCGCGACTGCCGCGAGTTCCTCGCCTGGATGCGCGATCCGAAGGGCAGGGGCTTCATCGAACAGGTGCATGTCTCCGACCGCATCTTCGTCCTGCAGGCGCTCGACCGGCTGCGCCAGGGCGAGGAGTGCGCCAGCGTCGACCTTCGCCTCGACCGCCCCGGCGTTTCCCTTGATCTTCGCCAGTTCGCCCATCTCAGAATGGACATGACGGCGCGGCGCGACGAGGACGGCGAGCTCCTGGCCGTCGTCGCCCAGCTCCGCGACGTCTCGGTCGAACAGCGGCTGCGCATGGAAGCCCAAAGCCGGGCGGACGATGCCGAATCCGCCAACGATGCCAAGTCGCGCTTCCTGGCCGCCGTCAGCCATGAGCTGCGCACGCCGCTGAACGCCATCCTCGGCTTCTCGGATATCTTGCTCGGTGAATATTTCGGCAAGTTCGACAATGAGCGCCAGCGCGAATACGTCACCCTGGTCCGCGAGTCCGGCGCGCACCTGCTCTCCGTCGTCAACACCATGCTCGACATGAGCAAGATCGAGGCCGGCCGCTATGAGCTGCTGCTCGAACCGTTCGATATCGGCGCCTCGGTCCGCTCTTGCGAGGCGATGCTTGCGCTGCAGGCCAAGGGCAAGGGTGTAACGCTGACGAGCCGCATCCAGCGTGGCCTCGACGAGGTTGTCGCCGACCAGCGCGCCATCCAGCAGATCCTCATCAATCTCGTCGGCAACGCCGTGAAGTTCACCGATGCCGGCGGCGCCGTCACCGTTGATGCGGCGGTGCGGGACGGCATCCTGCAGATCAGCGTCAGCGACACCGGCATCGGCATTCCCGCCGACAGGCTCGAATCGCTCGGCCAGCCCTTCATGCAGGTTCAGAACGATTATACGCGTCATTACGAGGGCACGGGCCTCGGCCTATCGCTGGTGAAGGGCCTCGTGGCACTGCATGGCGGCCACTTCGCGATTGCCAGCGTTCCCGGCGAAGGCACGATCATCACCATTTCGATCGCGGCGGACGGTTCCGGAGCCGGTGCCGTGCATGCGCAAAAGGACGGGGCGGTCGATTTCCCGCCGCGCCTGAAAATTGCGGCGACGAACGTCGCCGGACTGGAAGAGGGGCTTTTCGATGGCCGCGCGCAAGCGAAAATCGCCTAA
- a CDS encoding peptidoglycan-binding protein — MAARKRKSPKGRRGRQQPSLLFTGAAALGGVGMTGASALGGVIARNPSVAGGTTAFVVIFSFVAANALWYQPGTHPHPFFRTRDVLAPFSIGRPSVEEPHPGDVTTFKIERPGEEGAASTTNATPPAAAPGQEPSQLVMDIQKELIRRGLYNGTADGIIGPRTSAAILFFEETVDMPPSGDATPDVLAALKTDSIGPSAVPAEKPREDVTSKASAEDPVAAAIRSAERQIKTAPAGPKQVPSSELTNVDLVLKIQKGLSNMAYANVGVDGVAGEQTRTAIRRFQKHYNLPETGEPNEAVLKKLKEIGAI; from the coding sequence ATGGCCGCGCGCAAGCGAAAATCGCCTAAGGGAAGGAGAGGCCGGCAGCAGCCGAGCCTGCTTTTCACAGGGGCTGCCGCCCTCGGCGGCGTGGGCATGACGGGCGCATCCGCGCTCGGCGGCGTCATTGCGCGCAATCCGTCGGTCGCAGGCGGGACCACTGCCTTTGTCGTCATCTTCAGCTTCGTCGCCGCCAATGCACTTTGGTATCAGCCGGGTACGCATCCGCATCCCTTCTTTCGCACCCGCGATGTGCTAGCGCCCTTCTCGATCGGCCGACCGTCCGTGGAAGAGCCGCACCCAGGCGACGTCACGACCTTCAAGATCGAACGTCCGGGCGAGGAGGGCGCTGCCTCGACCACCAATGCGACGCCGCCGGCTGCAGCACCCGGCCAAGAGCCCAGTCAGCTGGTCATGGACATCCAGAAGGAGCTCATCCGCCGAGGCCTCTATAACGGCACGGCCGACGGTATCATCGGCCCGCGCACCAGCGCCGCGATCCTCTTCTTCGAGGAAACCGTCGACATGCCGCCGAGCGGCGATGCGACGCCGGATGTGCTTGCCGCCCTCAAGACCGATTCCATCGGCCCCTCGGCCGTTCCCGCCGAGAAGCCGCGCGAGGATGTGACCTCGAAAGCCTCGGCCGAGGATCCGGTCGCTGCCGCCATCCGCAGCGCCGAACGGCAGATCAAGACCGCGCCCGCCGGCCCGAAGCAGGTCCCATCATCCGAGCTCACCAATGTCGATCTGGTGCTGAAAATCCAGAAGGGCCTTTCCAACATGGCCTACGCCAATGTCGGCGTCGACGGTGTCGCCGGCGAACAAACCCGCACCGCCATCCGCCGCTTCCAAAAGCACTACAACCTGCCCGAAACCGGCGAGCCCAACGAGGCGGTACTGAAGAAGTTGAAGGAAATCGGTGCGATTTAA
- a CDS encoding phytanoyl-CoA dioxygenase family protein, which translates to MLDAPKSKPKDLEAIARTGGPLRRMAARVPTYLTDLKENPAWLPMFLLARTMPFRRAHWLTARPIPSSATAPSMFGGIKAEKAAAELRRNGIFTGLTLPPAIHEEIARFARETPCFGNFERKVEFLAGEHAEAERRFERTILSGHHFERVLQCKAAVAVQQDPLLLNIARHYLGGEAKLITTRTWWSFPTKSASEADLSRASFKFHFDLDDWRMLKFFFYLSDVDADAGPHVYVQGSHNRRRMKHQLTLLVGHSAEDVLGFYGKESAVTLTGKAGTGFVEDPFGFHMGTLAKHTPRLMMEVGFGVSKPSKRRYHGEPVIR; encoded by the coding sequence ATGCTTGATGCGCCAAAGTCTAAGCCGAAAGACCTCGAAGCCATTGCCCGCACAGGCGGGCCCCTTCGCCGCATGGCAGCGCGCGTACCGACCTATTTAACCGACCTCAAGGAAAATCCCGCTTGGCTGCCGATGTTCCTGCTGGCGCGCACGATGCCTTTCCGTCGCGCCCATTGGCTCACCGCCAGACCTATTCCGTCTTCGGCAACAGCACCGTCAATGTTTGGCGGGATCAAGGCGGAGAAAGCCGCTGCGGAACTGCGAAGAAATGGCATCTTCACCGGCCTCACTTTGCCGCCAGCCATCCATGAGGAAATCGCCCGTTTTGCACGCGAGACGCCGTGTTTCGGCAATTTCGAGCGCAAGGTCGAGTTTCTCGCCGGAGAGCACGCCGAAGCCGAACGCCGCTTCGAACGCACGATATTGAGCGGCCATCATTTCGAGCGGGTTCTGCAATGCAAGGCAGCGGTCGCGGTGCAGCAAGACCCGCTGCTCCTCAATATCGCGCGGCATTATCTCGGCGGCGAGGCGAAATTGATCACCACGCGGACATGGTGGAGTTTCCCGACGAAGTCTGCCTCGGAAGCCGATCTGAGTCGCGCCTCGTTCAAGTTCCACTTCGATCTCGACGACTGGCGGATGCTGAAATTCTTCTTCTATCTGTCCGACGTCGATGCGGATGCCGGTCCGCATGTCTATGTTCAAGGCAGCCACAACCGCCGCCGGATGAAGCACCAGTTGACGCTGCTTGTCGGACATTCGGCCGAGGATGTGCTGGGCTTCTACGGCAAGGAGAGCGCAGTCACGCTGACAGGAAAGGCGGGCACCGGCTTTGTCGAAGATCCCTTCGGCTTCCATATGGGAACGCTCGCCAAGCATACGCCGCGCCTGATGATGGAAGTCGGATTTGGCGTATCGAAGCCGTCAAAGCGCCGGTATCACGGCGAGCCGGTGATCAGATAG
- a CDS encoding Ig-like domain-containing protein, with product MPTLSNGSELSVWEDINNESPDAILFSITETDGDVLGPGAAHTDYPFGWVDLASVDVFDGFFTVTTFTNDGRTEIFTTVETFVFDNEGRYIRTLTDQAAYLSTEIISITAESPDDLVVTWQGANEYFGGENTQYGPHQIILEGGALQPDTFVNHAPTAADMSFTLSPGQSLDDIKFSASDADFDLLSFVIVDGPDHGTLQQETRYDAGYYPFHQGQYAGSLHYHQDYLNGNLFDYSPAAGFTGTNSFTVYATDGQGNSNLATITIMIVPPAEEITLTDAKDVASYEAYDHPLLVAAMGGNDRITGSRFDDTVDGGAGKDRLRGGGGDDTLNGGTGRDTLSGGVGGDIFVFDTEPGRANCDKILDFSSADDVFRLDSSVFAGVVAGALDPGAFAKGTAALDEDDHIIYDTCSGRLLFDSDGSGDAAAVAFAAVSRGTSLAADDFHFF from the coding sequence ATGCCCACTTTGAGCAATGGCAGTGAGCTTAGCGTATGGGAAGACATCAACAACGAGAGCCCTGATGCAATCCTTTTCAGCATAACGGAAACGGACGGCGACGTCCTCGGACCGGGGGCCGCGCATACAGATTATCCGTTCGGCTGGGTCGATCTTGCCTCGGTCGACGTGTTCGACGGCTTCTTTACCGTCACCACCTTCACCAATGACGGAAGGACCGAGATCTTCACGACGGTGGAAACTTTCGTCTTCGACAACGAAGGCCGCTATATCCGCACGCTCACCGACCAGGCTGCCTACCTTTCGACTGAGATTATCTCCATCACTGCCGAAAGCCCCGACGACCTGGTGGTGACATGGCAGGGCGCCAACGAATATTTCGGTGGCGAAAACACCCAGTACGGCCCGCATCAGATCATCCTGGAAGGCGGCGCGCTGCAGCCCGACACCTTCGTCAACCATGCGCCAACCGCCGCCGACATGAGCTTCACCCTTTCTCCGGGTCAATCGCTCGACGACATCAAGTTCAGCGCGTCGGATGCCGATTTCGACCTGTTGAGCTTCGTCATCGTGGACGGGCCGGACCACGGCACGCTGCAGCAGGAGACGCGATATGACGCAGGCTACTATCCGTTTCATCAGGGCCAATATGCGGGAAGCCTGCACTATCACCAAGACTACCTGAACGGTAACCTCTTCGACTATTCTCCGGCGGCCGGCTTCACCGGCACCAACAGTTTCACGGTTTATGCCACCGACGGCCAGGGCAACAGCAATCTTGCGACGATCACCATCATGATCGTGCCGCCGGCCGAAGAGATCACGCTCACCGATGCGAAAGATGTCGCCAGCTATGAGGCGTACGATCACCCCCTTCTCGTCGCCGCGATGGGCGGCAATGACCGGATCACCGGCAGCCGGTTCGACGATACCGTCGATGGCGGCGCTGGCAAGGACCGCCTGCGCGGCGGCGGCGGCGACGACACTCTCAACGGCGGAACCGGCCGCGACACACTCTCCGGCGGAGTGGGCGGCGACATCTTCGTCTTCGACACCGAGCCCGGCCGGGCCAATTGCGACAAAATCCTCGACTTCAGCTCCGCTGACGACGTCTTCCGGCTGGACAGCTCCGTGTTCGCCGGCGTTGTGGCGGGCGCGCTCGACCCTGGTGCCTTCGCGAAGGGCACAGCCGCGCTGGATGAGGACGACCACATCATCTACGACACATGCTCCGGCCGCCTGCTCTTCGATTCCGACGGGAGCGGCGATGCGGCCGCGGTGGCGTTTGCGGCCGTGAGCCGCGGCACATCGCTTGCCGCCGACGACTTCCATTTCTTCTAG
- a CDS encoding class I SAM-dependent methyltransferase: MSTSDRQAHWQTVYKTKAESEVSWHEDAPELSMVLLRQAGLTPDMSVIDIGGGTSRLVDALVASGQAHISVLDVSAAAIETAKSRLTDATRVEWIVSDMTVWSPARQYDFWHDRAAFHFLTEAADQEAYVRVLGQALKSGGKAVIGTFAPDGPEKCSGLPVARYDAQSLQDVLGSGFKLAATRRHEHTTPSGSVQQFQFSTLEKVAGTESFA; encoded by the coding sequence ATGTCCACAAGTGACCGGCAAGCGCATTGGCAGACTGTCTACAAGACCAAGGCGGAGAGCGAGGTCAGTTGGCACGAGGATGCGCCGGAACTCTCGATGGTTCTGCTGCGTCAAGCCGGGCTGACGCCGGACATGTCGGTGATCGACATCGGCGGCGGGACATCGCGGCTGGTCGATGCTCTTGTGGCGTCCGGCCAGGCCCATATCAGCGTCCTCGATGTGTCTGCCGCAGCCATCGAGACGGCAAAGTCGCGGCTGACAGATGCGACGCGTGTGGAGTGGATCGTATCGGACATGACCGTCTGGTCGCCTGCTCGCCAGTATGATTTCTGGCACGATCGCGCCGCCTTTCACTTCCTGACGGAGGCGGCCGACCAAGAGGCCTATGTTCGGGTGCTGGGGCAGGCTCTCAAGAGCGGCGGCAAAGCCGTGATCGGTACCTTTGCGCCCGACGGACCGGAAAAATGCAGCGGCTTGCCGGTCGCCCGCTACGATGCGCAAAGCCTGCAGGATGTTCTCGGCAGCGGGTTCAAGCTTGCCGCAACGCGTCGACATGAGCACACAACGCCATCGGGATCGGTGCAGCAATTCCAGTTCAGCACGTTAGAGAAGGTCGCTGGCACGGAGTCGTTTGCTTGA
- a CDS encoding TetR/AcrR family transcriptional regulator C-terminal domain-containing protein — MLFEDSGSALSETHISDRAMYKSIASLSSVDNPRLYKVLFDHFSSLYPAIAKSSVAEFHLGGDQTFRLLRGSKDLTFEIVYSDISRFASITRSLNSRARKYITGFALQWSTSRVAPPRGLLQLPRPLDETRVPEDVLMVIFHLDQADPVEAERKIMACISALYPSGPTLQREAQDYNGQRAIAQLADWLSFQDAKRVLDIEDPDHAAMMLISMMFGGMASCMTAGGGLPDRSRLIGYLKGCIHLFVRGCRCKEAA; from the coding sequence ATGTTGTTCGAAGATTCCGGCAGCGCTCTATCCGAAACACATATTTCTGATCGCGCCATGTATAAATCAATCGCCTCCCTGAGCAGCGTGGACAACCCGCGGCTTTACAAGGTTCTTTTCGACCATTTCTCGTCGCTCTATCCGGCAATAGCCAAATCGAGCGTGGCTGAATTTCACTTAGGGGGCGATCAGACTTTTCGGCTCCTTCGAGGGTCGAAGGACCTCACTTTCGAGATTGTCTACTCCGACATTTCCCGGTTCGCCTCTATCACCCGATCATTGAATTCACGAGCACGAAAATACATCACGGGCTTTGCTCTTCAGTGGAGCACTTCGCGCGTGGCACCTCCGCGCGGACTCCTGCAGCTTCCTCGTCCGCTGGATGAAACGCGGGTTCCTGAAGATGTGCTGATGGTGATCTTCCATCTTGATCAAGCCGATCCGGTCGAAGCCGAGCGTAAGATCATGGCATGCATCAGCGCGCTCTATCCCTCCGGTCCGACATTGCAGCGAGAGGCGCAGGACTATAACGGCCAAAGAGCAATAGCGCAGCTCGCTGACTGGCTGTCGTTCCAGGATGCAAAGCGCGTGCTTGACATCGAAGACCCGGACCACGCGGCGATGATGCTCATCTCGATGATGTTTGGAGGAATGGCATCCTGCATGACCGCAGGTGGCGGCTTGCCGGACAGATCGCGCCTTATTGGCTATCTCAAAGGGTGCATCCACCTCTTCGTGAGAGGTTGCCGCTGCAAAGAGGCCGCCTGA
- a CDS encoding porin, protein MNIKSLLLGSAAALAVVSGAQAADAIVAAEPEPVEYVRVCDAYGTGYFYIPGTETCLQIGGYVRFDVGFGAGDAFKNNGSEDWDARTRAHINVIAKSDTEYGVLTSAIILESNFRPNEVDSDARSAGASSTFGSSQDSTGIDEAYIDLAGFRVGKFANWWDDDFSGETDVMTTLDGSTKQNSIRYQYDAGDFYAGIALEELVQTEGGNANNLGIDGSIGGKVGGFTYAIIGAYDTDAQEGAVLAKVGVDVGPGTLSVAGIYSTGLGDQGFNGYYDAGEWSVAAQYALKATDKFTVTPAVQYIDNIDADASGSWDSGSELRAGVTLDYKVVENLSTKLTATYVSDDHDNAADQDWVEGFFRLQRDF, encoded by the coding sequence ATGAACATTAAGAGCCTTCTTCTCGGCTCCGCTGCTGCCCTCGCAGTAGTTTCCGGTGCTCAGGCCGCCGACGCCATCGTCGCTGCCGAACCGGAACCGGTTGAGTACGTCCGCGTCTGCGACGCTTACGGCACCGGCTACTTCTACATCCCGGGCACCGAAACCTGCCTCCAGATCGGCGGCTACGTCCGCTTCGACGTTGGCTTCGGTGCTGGCGACGCATTCAAAAACAACGGCTCTGAGGACTGGGATGCCCGCACGCGTGCGCACATCAACGTCATCGCTAAGAGCGATACGGAATACGGCGTTCTGACGAGTGCGATCATTCTTGAATCCAATTTCCGTCCGAACGAAGTTGACAGCGACGCTCGTTCGGCTGGAGCATCTTCTACGTTCGGCAGTTCTCAGGACAGCACTGGCATCGACGAGGCTTACATCGATCTCGCCGGCTTCCGTGTCGGTAAGTTCGCCAACTGGTGGGATGATGACTTCTCGGGCGAAACCGACGTCATGACGACCCTCGATGGTTCGACGAAGCAGAACTCCATCCGCTATCAGTACGACGCTGGCGACTTCTATGCCGGTATCGCTCTCGAAGAACTGGTTCAGACAGAGGGCGGAAATGCCAACAACCTCGGTATCGACGGTTCCATCGGCGGTAAGGTCGGCGGCTTCACCTATGCGATTATCGGCGCTTACGACACCGACGCCCAGGAAGGCGCCGTACTCGCAAAGGTCGGCGTTGACGTTGGCCCGGGCACGCTCTCGGTTGCCGGCATCTATTCCACCGGTCTGGGCGATCAGGGCTTCAACGGCTACTACGACGCCGGCGAATGGTCCGTGGCCGCTCAGTACGCGCTCAAGGCAACCGACAAGTTCACGGTCACCCCTGCTGTTCAGTACATCGACAACATCGATGCCGACGCGAGTGGCAGCTGGGACAGCGGTAGCGAGCTGCGTGCTGGCGTTACGCTCGATTACAAGGTCGTAGAGAACCTTTCCACAAAGCTCACTGCAACCTATGTTTCGGACGATCACGACAACGCGGCGGATCAGGACTGGGTCGAAGGCTTCTTCCGCCTGCAGCGCGACTTCTAA
- a CDS encoding TetR/AcrR family transcriptional regulator yields the protein MDTDQRRDEIIGVGCDVFIEYGYVNTTVDVIAARCGISKRTFYEFFNGKADLLRDILKSRSDSIFFVPEIDDQLPLEEQLARTFFIDEDGAADAAGMNDYFMIEVGWEAAEHVAELRDDFRLARARLSEWLRQMKQKGRITVADADAAATMLIGIVFGSLSIGRAEMDLEERAKRTRAYLRSSLRIFAKGLTA from the coding sequence GTGGACACCGATCAGCGACGGGATGAGATAATCGGCGTGGGATGCGATGTCTTCATCGAATACGGATACGTCAATACGACGGTTGATGTGATAGCGGCCAGATGCGGCATTTCCAAAAGAACCTTCTACGAGTTCTTCAACGGAAAAGCTGACCTTCTGCGGGATATACTGAAATCGCGAAGCGATTCCATTTTCTTCGTACCGGAAATTGATGACCAGCTTCCGTTGGAGGAACAGCTCGCCAGAACCTTTTTCATCGATGAAGACGGTGCGGCGGACGCGGCCGGCATGAATGACTACTTCATGATAGAGGTCGGCTGGGAAGCGGCGGAACACGTCGCGGAATTGCGGGACGATTTCAGGCTCGCGCGTGCAAGGCTCTCCGAGTGGCTCAGGCAGATGAAGCAGAAGGGCCGGATAACGGTTGCTGACGCAGACGCTGCAGCCACCATGCTGATCGGCATCGTCTTCGGAAGCTTGAGCATCGGCCGCGCAGAAATGGATTTGGAAGAACGCGCGAAACGGACCCGAGCCTACCTTCGTTCGAGCCTTAGAATTTTCGCCAAGGGGTTGACCGCCTGA
- a CDS encoding TetR/AcrR family transcriptional regulator: protein MESSYRRRKQPELVKRTLIDEAAKLAVREGLASVTVQAVSDAAGVTKGGFIHHFPSKKDLIDAVFGELLEAIDDDIDARMSKDPEPYGAFTRAYINSVFQNNLCAKGGQWAPLTISALTDPYLRDLMASWVEERAQRHNETDGDTHLKIARLAADGIWLAHLYKIKITDPETLRSELLATTRKSDAQRKN from the coding sequence ATGGAAAGTTCGTACAGGCGCAGGAAACAGCCGGAGCTGGTCAAGCGGACCCTGATAGATGAAGCGGCAAAACTTGCCGTGCGGGAAGGGCTTGCCTCCGTGACCGTTCAGGCCGTATCCGACGCAGCGGGGGTGACCAAGGGCGGCTTCATCCATCATTTTCCGAGCAAGAAGGACCTGATCGACGCCGTCTTCGGGGAACTCCTTGAAGCAATCGATGACGATATCGATGCCCGTATGTCCAAGGACCCCGAGCCCTATGGCGCGTTTACGCGCGCCTATATCAACTCAGTCTTCCAAAACAATCTCTGCGCCAAGGGCGGCCAGTGGGCGCCGCTGACGATTTCGGCGCTGACCGATCCGTATCTGCGCGATCTCATGGCAAGCTGGGTCGAGGAACGGGCGCAGCGCCACAATGAGACGGATGGCGATACGCACTTGAAGATCGCGCGCCTGGCTGCCGACGGCATCTGGCTCGCCCATCTTTATAAGATCAAGATCACCGATCCAGAGACGCTGAGGTCTGAGCTTTTGGCAACCACCAGAAAGTCGGATGCGCAGCGCAAGAACTAG
- a CDS encoding methyl-accepting chemotaxis protein has product MYALKTVEEVADEPDGHSAEALRHVLSRLAEEASTLGIDLVDIAGAIQDMAAMSARHATAFDDVTRTALSIAETNRAVAMSLNETDRTAAEARHMLKESAGRLSGSVEEIGHMVESSEEISAEINTFSKSLADVDKVAAEISTIARQTNLLALNAAIEAARAGEAGKGFAVVASEIRALSLQTSKATGSIQETLDELRIRIDRLSAAGSGARESAAGVKDKSEAMRGAFTKMEHVITQILDSSTVMARTTEAVDQQCAGFVAKLGEMSAEVLNSNVKLQQAAKRVDSVVGLSEKLVQLTASAGVQTTDSLWIAKAQGVASAISDVFEHAVAEGRIGFEALFNRQYRPIPGTDPVQLMAAFTELTDRLLPPIQEPVAACDERIAFCAAVDENGYLPTHNRKFSEPQRPGDTVWNTANCRNRRIFNDRVGLAAGKSTAPFLVQTYRRDMGGGSFVMMKDISAPITVRGRHWGGLRLAVKV; this is encoded by the coding sequence ATGTATGCGCTGAAGACGGTGGAGGAGGTTGCCGACGAGCCGGATGGGCACAGCGCGGAGGCGTTGCGCCATGTCCTTTCCAGGCTCGCAGAAGAGGCGTCCACGCTCGGCATCGATCTCGTCGATATCGCCGGCGCCATCCAGGACATGGCGGCGATGTCGGCGCGCCATGCGACGGCATTCGACGATGTGACGCGGACAGCACTTTCGATCGCCGAGACGAACCGGGCAGTTGCCATGTCGCTCAACGAGACGGACCGGACGGCAGCGGAGGCCCGGCACATGTTGAAGGAATCGGCCGGCCGCCTGTCGGGCTCGGTCGAAGAGATCGGCCATATGGTGGAGTCCTCCGAGGAGATCAGCGCCGAGATCAATACCTTCTCCAAATCGCTTGCCGATGTCGACAAGGTTGCCGCAGAGATCAGCACCATCGCGCGGCAGACGAACCTTTTGGCGCTCAACGCCGCAATCGAAGCGGCACGCGCCGGCGAAGCGGGCAAGGGCTTTGCCGTCGTCGCCTCGGAAATCCGCGCGCTGTCGCTGCAGACCTCCAAGGCGACTGGCTCCATCCAGGAAACGCTGGACGAGCTGCGCATCAGGATCGACCGTCTCTCGGCGGCAGGCAGCGGTGCGCGCGAAAGTGCTGCCGGCGTCAAGGATAAGTCCGAGGCGATGCGCGGCGCATTCACCAAGATGGAGCATGTGATCACTCAGATCCTCGACAGCTCCACGGTCATGGCAAGGACCACCGAGGCTGTCGACCAGCAATGCGCCGGTTTCGTCGCCAAGCTCGGCGAGATGTCGGCCGAAGTGCTGAATTCCAACGTGAAGCTCCAGCAGGCCGCAAAGCGCGTCGACAGCGTCGTCGGCCTTTCCGAGAAACTGGTGCAGTTGACAGCGAGCGCCGGTGTGCAAACGACAGACAGCCTCTGGATCGCCAAGGCGCAAGGTGTGGCCTCCGCGATTTCCGACGTCTTCGAACATGCCGTCGCCGAGGGCCGCATCGGCTTCGAGGCGTTGTTCAACCGGCAATACCGCCCGATCCCGGGGACCGATCCGGTGCAGCTCATGGCGGCTTTCACGGAACTCACCGACCGCCTGCTGCCGCCGATCCAGGAGCCCGTGGCCGCCTGCGACGAGCGCATCGCCTTTTGCGCGGCGGTCGATGAGAACGGCTATCTGCCGACGCACAACCGGAAATTCTCCGAACCCCAGCGGCCGGGCGATACGGTGTGGAACACCGCCAACTGCCGCAACCGGCGCATCTTCAACGACCGCGTCGGCCTTGCCGCGGGAAAAAGCACAGCACCTTTCCTCGTGCAGACCTATCGCCGCGACATGGGCGGCGGCAGTTTCGTGATGATGAAGGACATCTCCGCCCCGATCACCGTCCGCGGGCGGCATTGGGGCGGGCTGAGGCTGGCGGTAAAGGTCTAG
- a CDS encoding DUF1491 family protein: MRLRTDIFVSALLRRVFARGDFAAVEKKGAEEAGAIFIRQHFRDGFETLYAPAPQSVFDVEESGMRLFEIRLEKAEAEKVRELLDRERKFDPDLWIVELEADDVAEIVPLADERQNPL; the protein is encoded by the coding sequence ATGAGATTGCGTACCGACATCTTCGTTTCCGCCCTCCTGCGCCGCGTTTTTGCCAGGGGCGATTTCGCCGCTGTGGAGAAGAAGGGGGCGGAGGAGGCGGGTGCCATCTTCATCCGCCAGCATTTCCGCGACGGGTTCGAAACGCTCTACGCGCCTGCCCCGCAAAGCGTCTTCGATGTGGAGGAGAGCGGCATGCGTCTTTTTGAAATCAGGCTTGAGAAAGCGGAGGCCGAGAAGGTGCGCGAACTGCTCGACCGCGAGCGGAAGTTCGATCCGGATCTCTGGATCGTCGAGCTCGAAGCCGACGACGTCGCGGAGATCGTGCCGCTGGCCGACGAGCGGCAGAACCCCCTTTGA